A portion of the Bubalus kerabau isolate K-KA32 ecotype Philippines breed swamp buffalo chromosome 1, PCC_UOA_SB_1v2, whole genome shotgun sequence genome contains these proteins:
- the LOC129641562 gene encoding olfactory receptor 6C2-like translates to MRNHTVTTFILLGLTDDPRIKVLAFIFLFFTYMLSVAGNLTIIFLTLTDGHLRTAMYLFLQNFSFLEISFTTACIPRFLYNISTGDKAITYTACAVQVFFTYLFGITEFFLLATMSFDRYVAICKPLHYVTIMNNRVCHRLIISCWMAGLLIIIPSLSLGLNLEFCDSNVIDHFFCDAAPLLKISCSDTWFIERMILVCAVLTFIMTLVCVVLSYMYIIMTILRLSSSQQRKKAFSTCSSHIVVVSITYGSCIFIYIKPSAKKDMALNKGVSLLISSISPMLNPFIYTLRNKQVKEALQNFIKNIEFFLKK, encoded by the coding sequence ATGAGAAACCACACAGTAACAACATTCATCCTGCTGGGACTGACTGATGACCCACGAATAAAAGTTCTagctttcatctttctttttttcacctaCATGTTGAGTGTAGCTGGGAACCTGACCATTATCTTCCTCACCCTCACAGATGGCCATCTCAGGACAGCCATGTACTTGTTTCtccaaaatttctctttcttggaaATCTCATTCACAACTGCCTGTATTCCCAGATTTCTGTACAATATATCAACTGGTGACAAGGCCATTACCTATACTGCTTGTGCTGTTCAAGTATTTTTTACTTACCTTTTTGGGATAACGGAATTTTTTCTTCTAGCCACTATGTCctttgaccgctatgtggccatctgcaaacccCTGCATTATGTGACCATCATGAATAACAGAGTTTGCCACAGGCTTATTATCAGCTGCTGGATGGCTGGTTTGTTGATCATCATTCCCTCACTTAGTCTGGGCCTCAATCTGGAATTCTGTGACTCTAATGTCATTGATCATTTTTTCTGTGATGCCGCTCCCCTTCTAAAGATATCATGCTCAGACACATGGTTCATAGAGAGAATGATTCTAGTGTGTGCTGTCTTGACTTTCATCATGACCCTCGTGTGTGTTGTTCTGTCCTACATGTATATCATTATGACAATTCTAAGATTATCTTCTtctcagcaaaggaaaaaagcctTTTCAACCTGTTCTTCCCACATAGTTGTGGTTTCCATCACTTATGGCAGCTGCATCTTCATATATATCAAACCTTCAGCCAAGAAAGACATGGCTCTTAATAAAGGAGTTTCTCTTCTCATTTCTTCTATTTCACCAATGTTGAACCCATTTATTTATACTCTAAGAAATAAGCAAGTAAAGGAAGCCTTGCAGAACTTCATCAAAAATATTGAATTCTTCTTaaagaagtaa